GCACCGACCGCTCCTCTTGCGATACCGGAGCCGCCAACAAGGCGTCAGCCGTATGCGACGATGCCCCGTCCCACACGATGCGGGCCGTGTCGTCTATGGCCTCCACACGAAACGCCAGCGACTCCGGCATACGCGAAAGATTCGTCTTGATTCCTGCCAGGATTCGCCGCTCCTCGTTCTCCGGGTCTTTGGCTACCAGCAACGCCATCCGTGCCGCGCCGACAATCCCGATACTCCCCCCACCGCGATAGATGCTTTGCGAACCTCCAGACTTATTCAGGTGACGGATCACAAGCACCGCAACGCCGAGGTCCTCCGCCATCTTGGTTAATGGGGCCAGGGCTTGCCTTACGTCTTGGTCTCTCCAACTATTTCGTTGACTTGGTAAGTAGCCCATCAAGGGGTCGATGATTACGAGCTTTGCCTCGACTTGTTTACACGCGCAGGTGAGCGCCGTCAAGTCCTCGACTGTCGGGACGCGCAGCTTACCGTCCACACCTTTCACACCCTGGAGCGCGACAATTTTCTCCAGATCCGCTCCGGCAACCTTGAGCCTTGGAACAACCGTATCGGCCAGGCCATCTTCGAGTGTCAAGATCACCGCCCCACCCGGAAGCGACGGCGAACCGTCCGGCATTGCTGAACCATTGGACACCCGCGCCGCCACGTCAAACGCCAGGGTCGATTTGCCAAGGCCGGGGTCGCCGTCTAACACGGTCAATTTCCCCAACGGGATTCGACGGGGCCATAGCCAGGTCACAGGTTCAGGCTGTACGTCTGCGAGTCGAATAATGACGACATCTTCTGGTTGACTCTGCGTCTCCGTCGCGCCGGTCGCCGTAAACTCCGGTCGGTCGGGTTGCTTGAAGGCATTACTAACAATCTTCTCGATCTCCGCGTCAGGTAGCGGGGGTTCGCACCGTTCCGCATTCATCACCCGCAGCGCCGCAAGGCTCGCTTTGGGGCTGAGCCCACGAGCTTTCTCACTTCGGGCCAGTCTGTAGAGTGTATCGTTTCGCGTGCCGTCCTTGATCTTCTCCCCGACCGTGAAGCCGTTGCCGTTGGTGGCTTCTGGCCGGAGCTTGTCCAGTAACCAGGCCGGGGCCTTTGCAATCGCTACGTCGTCGGGGTGACTCGATGCCTCAAAGACATAGTGCCGCCCGCTCTCGTGGAGGCTCTGGGGGGCCACGATGTACCCGCCGTCGCCTTTAATGTCCAAGCCAGGACCGAGCACACCTGAGCCCGATTTGACCGGGTAGCCTGGGCACCGGAAAAGAATATGCTGCCCACCACCGCCCGT
Above is a window of Candidatus Methylomirabilota bacterium DNA encoding:
- a CDS encoding bifunctional DNA primase/polymerase, which produces MTRTAVATMLDAALDYARRGWPVFPCDSPGKTPKIKDWPNQATTDPATIRQWWTRWPHANIGIPTGERSGFFVLDVDPRHGGDDTLRDLEAQHGALPATVEAQTGGGGQHILFRCPGYPVKSGSGVLGPGLDIKGDGGYIVAPQSLHESGRHYVFEASSHPDDVAIAKAPAWLLDKLRPEATNGNGFTVGEKIKDGTRNDTLYRLARSEKARGLSPKASLAALRVMNAERCEPPLPDAEIEKIVSNAFKQPDRPEFTATGATETQSQPEDVVIIRLADVQPEPVTWLWPRRIPLGKLTVLDGDPGLGKSTLAFDVAARVSNGSAMPDGSPSLPGGAVILTLEDGLADTVVPRLKVAGADLEKIVALQGVKGVDGKLRVPTVEDLTALTCACKQVEAKLVIIDPLMGYLPSQRNSWRDQDVRQALAPLTKMAEDLGVAVLVIRHLNKSGGSQSIYRGGGSIGIVGAARMALLVAKDPENEERRILAGIKTNLSRMPESLAFRVEAIDDTARIVWDGASSHTADALLAAPVSQEERSV